The genomic DNA GGTTTCTATGGCATTTGGAAAAACGTATGTAGTGGGGGCAACGACTTCTTTTAAAGATAGTTTTATCGATAGCAATACACATTTAGTAGGCGTTTGCCTTAAACCAGCAGCTTTTGCAAATTTCTATACCTATGCAGCACAAAATGAGCTGACCGAGCTCACGGTTGAGTTTGAGAAGGCCAACTCATTTAAGATTGACAATATTATGAAAGACTCTGCTGCTTATTTAAATCAATTTTTTACAGACAGAATCAAAACTACAATCAACCCGCTACAATCCATCATCAAGGATATACATGCTTCTCATGGACAATTGCGTATTAAAGAACTTTCAAAACAGTATAACACCACAGTAAGGCAATTAGAACGAAGTTTTAAAAAGCATGTAGGAATTTCACCCAAAGAATATGCAAACATTATTCGCTTTCAACATACTTTAGGTATTATAAAGAACTCAGGTGAAAACCGGAGCTTGTTAGATATTGCTTATGAGTGTGGCTATTACGACCATGCGCATCTTACCAACGAAATTAAACGGAATACGGGACTTTCCCCTTCGCAACTTTAATTTGTCGTTTTTTTCCAAAGTAGCCATGCCGGCTCTACCTTAACATTGCAGAAACTGTAAACGAAAGACAAATGCGAAAATTATCACTTTTCATTGCGACAAGTTTGGACGGCTACATTGCAAAGCCAAATGATGATCTC from Pontibacter liquoris includes the following:
- a CDS encoding helix-turn-helix transcriptional regulator, coding for MQYKETKPCNALEPFIHSYWELKGDEHDRQWERNFPDGCAGLVMNLADTCLTDNGRVSMAFGKTYVVGATTSFKDSFIDSNTHLVGVCLKPAAFANFYTYAAQNELTELTVEFEKANSFKIDNIMKDSAAYLNQFFTDRIKTTINPLQSIIKDIHASHGQLRIKELSKQYNTTVRQLERSFKKHVGISPKEYANIIRFQHTLGIIKNSGENRSLLDIAYECGYYDHAHLTNEIKRNTGLSPSQL